CTGAACATACTGACTGGATTGGTTGCCCTTGCTATGAGCTCGGGCGCAGCTGCGGCTGGGCACATTGATGCCCGCAGTGCAGGTATGGCCGGGGTTGGGATCGCCAGTGGTGATTATACCCGAGCAAATCTGAACCCCGCTTTGCTCACTCGTTTTCAAGATAATGATGATTTTTATGTGAAATTAGCAGCGGGTGTCCATGCACGTGATTATCAGGATGCTATTGACCATGTTGATGATGTGCAAAAGCAATTAGATGACTTTCAACATCTTGTTAATAATAGTATCGCGCGGCAGCAGTTTAATCAGACAGAATTAGAAAATGCGGCAGATAATCTGACTCGTAGCCTGAAAAAACTGGACGATATTAAACTTAATGGTGATGCGGGATTAGATCTGGCATTTTATCTGCCCTCTAATACATTAGCTGCAGGATTGAGTATTGGTACGCAAATTTGGGCTAATGGTAATTTTGAATATGATCCAAATGATGAACATCTGATTGAGAATGCGTTGGCGACGGGGCAATTTAACCAAAATGCTATCAAATCTGATGGATTAGTCCGCTCGGTGGCCGTGACTGAAATTGCGCTGAGTTTAGCGACTAAGTTGTCAATTCCAGTTATTGGGCATCTGGCATTGGGCGTCACACCAAAAGCTCAGCGGATGGATAGTTATGCTTATATTGCCACTATGAGTAATTATGAAAATGACGATTTTTTTGAAGATCGTTATATGAGTAATGAAACTGCGTTTAACCTGGATATCGGGCTACATGGTGAGGTGGGACCAGTACAACTAGGGTTGGTTGCCCGTAACTTGATTGAACATGAAATTGTCAATGTCGCTGGGGAGCATTTATCATTAAAGCCGACCGTGACAGCAGGAGCCTCGGTACAATGGCTAGGGATGACCTTGGCTGCGGATGTTGATTTGATTGAAGACAAATCTTTTGTGCTAGAAAACACAAAAGAGATCTTTATGCTACCACGACAGTGGGCCAGAATCGGCGCAGAAGTGGATATCTTTGAACAGGCACAATTGCGGGCTGGCTTTAAAACCGATATGACGGGTAATTATGAAAATCTGTTTACTGTTGGCTTAGGTTTATCGCCTTTCGACTTGTTGACACTGGATCTGGCAGGGCAGTTTGGCCGTAATGATGAACGGGGCGCTGCATTACAGTTGGGCTTTAAGTTCTAACCCTCATGGCTAACGGTTTACCGCAGATGGTGAGTTTGCGGTATATCGATAAAGTAAAGGGAGCAATTGTGCTCCCTTTGTTGATCTTGCTTAAAGCGCTCTTATTTAAAGCGGTTTGGCTTGGTGATTATTCATCATCAAACTGATCTAAGAACGCTTGTGATGGCATAAAGAACAAACAACCGGTTTTGGCTTCGACAAAGTCCAGCAGTCTGTCATAGTGGCCATTTTCATCGGCGGTAATCATCTGCCCCATAGACGTTTCAATCACAGAAGGTGTGGCGGCAAAACCCACAAACATGGTGCCGTGTTCCATGGCATTACCATATGGACGGTTTTGACGCAGCATCTTAATTTCTTCGCCATCAATTTCCACTTTACTTTTGGCATTGTGGGCCCAAGCCGGTTTAACATCATCGCTCAGTTCAATGTTGTCCATTTTGGTACGGCCAACAACTTGTTCCTGATAAATCGTGGTTTGTTGATCCCATAATCCTTGACGGTCAACATAACGTTGTACGTGCAGGTAACTGCCGCCTTGGTGCAGTTCAATATCATTGTTAACCAATACAGCTTCAGTACGCTCATCGCCCTTAGGGTTTTCAGTACCGTCAACAAAATCAATCATGTCACGGTTATCTAAGTATTTATAGCCTTGGATATCTTCAGTTAACTCGGCAAACTCTAAAAAGGCACCGCGAATGTATTTGGCCGCTTGAAAGTTCAAATCCATGCGCTCAGATTTGATCATGACAAAGATATCACCGGCAGTCGAAGGGAATAGCCGATCACCATTACGCATTTCTGGGAAGGTGTGTAGCTCCATTGGTACGGGCTGTGTCGGGAATAATATTGGCCAAGCGTGAGCAGAAAAGCCGATGGAGACAGATAAATTGGCATCCAGATCTTTTTGATTGATGGATTTTTCAATACCGCCCAGATCGCCGAGTGCATCACCGATATCGTCGGCACAGTCACTGTCTGCTTTGAGGCAGAAAGTCAGATATTCGACATGGGAGGTTGGATTGGATAGCACACCAGGCTGTGCTAGCACTGCAAGTTCACTCATAGATGTATCTCCATCAAATACATAAATTGATTCGATAATGCCCGCCACAGAAAAACTCCGCATCGAGCTCAAAAAGAAGCTTAACTCACTATACGCCTTCAGAAAAGAAAGTGGAATCAGCTGCTTGTCAACTTATAGTAAGTGGTGAACAAACCATCTTTTCCATTGTCACCCGCCAGTATAGTGTTGTGGCTAGTGATATTTTATGCCTCTTTCCATGTTTATTTTGCCAGTGCGGTTGGTTGAGCAGGTTTAAGCGACATGTCATAAATGCCCATCTGGGTTATCCGGAGATGGGCGACAGGGACTGGACCAAACTATCTTAGCCGTGACAGAAACTCCCAGGGGCCATTGGCGCGATAGAAAGCATCTCGGTTACCTTGAGCATGGCATCAGTAAGGGTTGTCAGTTGTGTCTGACTGATTATATAAGGCGGCATAATGTAAATCACATGGCCAAATGGGCGGATCCAAACGCCAAGTTCGACAAATGCCTGCTGCAATTTGGCGGTATTGACGGCCTGATGCAGTTCTATCACGCCAACAGCGCCTAATACTCGGACATCTTTGACGGCAGCAAGCTTCCTTGCGGGTGCCAGATGTTGCTGTAGATGCGCCTCAATAGCATCTACCTGAGCTTGCCAGTCAGTGTCTGCCAGCAGTGACAGGCTGGCATTGGCTGCGGCGCAAGCCAATGGGTTCCCCATAAACGTGGGGCCATGCATAAAGACGCCGGCTGGTGATGCGCTGATGCCATTAGCTACCTCATCACTGCACAGGGTTGCGGCCAAGCTGATATGGCCGCCGGTGAGCGCTTTGCCCAGACACATAATATCCGGCTCAACCTCGGCATGCTCACAGGCAAATAATTTACCTGTGCGCCCAAAGCCGGTGGCGATTTCATCGGCGATCAGCAACACATCAAACTGATCGCACAGTTGCCGGATTAACTGCAGATATGCCGGTGGGTAAAAGTTCATCGCCCCGGCGCCTTGCATAATCGGCTCGAGAATAATGGCGGCCAGTTGCTGGTGATGCTCAGCAAATATTTGGGTGATTTTATCCCGCTCACTGTCAGTTAATGGCTGGGTAAATCCATAGTGTGGTGCTGGGGCAAACAACCTGGGGGTAACCGCATCACCAAACATAGTATGCATGCCGCCTTCGGGATCGCAGACACTCATAGCGGCAAAGGTATCACCGTGATAACCATGTTTAATGGTCAGTATCTGTTGTTTACCCGGTTGCTGTCGCCCTTGCCAATATTGCAGAGCCATTTTCATCGCCACTTCCACTGCTACTGAACCGGAGTCGGCAAAAAACACCTTGGTCAGTCGTGGACAGGTCATCTCGACCAGTTTACGGGCCAGCTCTACAGCGGGTCTGTGGGTGATGCCGCCGAACATAACATGACTGACTTGCTGCAGCTGCTTTTCCATCGCCTGCAGGATCTTTGGCTGACTGTAGCCATGGACACATGCCCACCAAGAGCTGGTGCCGTCAATCAGTACCCGCCCATCATTCAGGGTCAGTTCACAGCCACTGGCACTGCTTACACCAAAGACGGGTAATGCCTCGGTCATTGAGGTGTAGGGGTGCCAGATATGCTGACGGTCAAACTCAAAATCGATATAGTTGCTGTTCATTATTTCACCATTAGTCAACCATTAACCTTGACTCACGTTGACAGTTTACGGCCTGCCGTTATGCTAGCCAAGATAAAAACCAGCATACCAAGCCAGAGATAAGCTGATGTCTGCCAACGGCATTATGATATTTCAGATGTCGTTATGGTGTCAGCAAATCGTGATAGCAGGCCGCTCGCGGCAGAAAATTTTTGGTATATAACAGTCAGGAAAGTATTGTCATGTTACAAATTGAAGTGCGTCATGATTGGCGCCGGGAAGAAATTGAAGCGCTGTTTGCCCTGCCGATGAATGATTTATTGTTCCAAGCCCAGACCATCCATCGCCAGAGTTTTGATCCCAATGAAGTGCAGATAAGCCGCCTGCTGTCGATTAAAACCGGGGCCTGCCCAGAAGATTGTAAATATTGCCCACAAAGTGCCCGTTATGATACTGGACTGGAGAAAGAGCGTCTGATGGAAATGGAGCTGGTGCTGACGGAAGCGCGCAGTGCCAAGGCCGCCGGGGCCAGTCGTTTTTGTATGGGAGCTGCTTGGCGTAACCCAAAAGCGAAAGATATGCCTTATCTGACCCAGATGGTGCGGGAAGTCAAAGCATTGGGAATGGAAACTTGCATGACGCTGGGGATGCTTAGCCCGCAGCAGGCTGGAGAGTTGGCTGAGGCCGGGCTTGATTATTACAACCATAATCTCGATACCTCTCCGGAGTTTTATGGCGATATTATTACTACGCGCACCTATCAGGACCGACTCGATACCTTGTCCAATGTTCGCGCAGCAGGGATGAAAGTTTGCTCCGGGGGTATTGTTGGTATGGGGGAGCAGCAAACCGATCGCGCCGGCTTGATCCAGCAGTTGGCCAATATGGAAAAACACCCAGATTCTGTGCCCATCAATATGCTGGTTAAAGTGGCCGGTACCCCGCTGGCAACTCAAGACGATTTAGATCCGCTGGAGTTTGTTCGCACTATCGCGGTTGCCCGTATTGTGATGC
This region of Shewanella sp. NFH-SH190041 genomic DNA includes:
- the bioA gene encoding adenosylmethionine--8-amino-7-oxononanoate transaminase translates to MNSNYIDFEFDRQHIWHPYTSMTEALPVFGVSSASGCELTLNDGRVLIDGTSSWWACVHGYSQPKILQAMEKQLQQVSHVMFGGITHRPAVELARKLVEMTCPRLTKVFFADSGSVAVEVAMKMALQYWQGRQQPGKQQILTIKHGYHGDTFAAMSVCDPEGGMHTMFGDAVTPRLFAPAPHYGFTQPLTDSERDKITQIFAEHHQQLAAIILEPIMQGAGAMNFYPPAYLQLIRQLCDQFDVLLIADEIATGFGRTGKLFACEHAEVEPDIMCLGKALTGGHISLAATLCSDEVANGISASPAGVFMHGPTFMGNPLACAAANASLSLLADTDWQAQVDAIEAHLQQHLAPARKLAAVKDVRVLGAVGVIELHQAVNTAKLQQAFVELGVWIRPFGHVIYIMPPYIISQTQLTTLTDAMLKVTEMLSIAPMAPGSFCHG
- a CDS encoding Dyp-type peroxidase, whose amino-acid sequence is MSELAVLAQPGVLSNPTSHVEYLTFCLKADSDCADDIGDALGDLGGIEKSINQKDLDANLSVSIGFSAHAWPILFPTQPVPMELHTFPEMRNGDRLFPSTAGDIFVMIKSERMDLNFQAAKYIRGAFLEFAELTEDIQGYKYLDNRDMIDFVDGTENPKGDERTEAVLVNNDIELHQGGSYLHVQRYVDRQGLWDQQTTIYQEQVVGRTKMDNIELSDDVKPAWAHNAKSKVEIDGEEIKMLRQNRPYGNAMEHGTMFVGFAATPSVIETSMGQMITADENGHYDRLLDFVEAKTGCLFFMPSQAFLDQFDDE
- the bioB gene encoding biotin synthase BioB; translated protein: MLQIEVRHDWRREEIEALFALPMNDLLFQAQTIHRQSFDPNEVQISRLLSIKTGACPEDCKYCPQSARYDTGLEKERLMEMELVLTEARSAKAAGASRFCMGAAWRNPKAKDMPYLTQMVREVKALGMETCMTLGMLSPQQAGELAEAGLDYYNHNLDTSPEFYGDIITTRTYQDRLDTLSNVRAAGMKVCSGGIVGMGEQQTDRAGLIQQLANMEKHPDSVPINMLVKVAGTPLATQDDLDPLEFVRTIAVARIVMPKSRVRLSAGRESMSDEMQAMCFFAGANSIFYGCKLLTTPNPEENTDMQLFAKLGLKPEQGSAAQLEQDETLLEQAAARRDKADNLFYDAAAL
- a CDS encoding conjugal transfer protein TraF, translating into MMKLNILTGLVALAMSSGAAAAGHIDARSAGMAGVGIASGDYTRANLNPALLTRFQDNDDFYVKLAAGVHARDYQDAIDHVDDVQKQLDDFQHLVNNSIARQQFNQTELENAADNLTRSLKKLDDIKLNGDAGLDLAFYLPSNTLAAGLSIGTQIWANGNFEYDPNDEHLIENALATGQFNQNAIKSDGLVRSVAVTEIALSLATKLSIPVIGHLALGVTPKAQRMDSYAYIATMSNYENDDFFEDRYMSNETAFNLDIGLHGEVGPVQLGLVARNLIEHEIVNVAGEHLSLKPTVTAGASVQWLGMTLAADVDLIEDKSFVLENTKEIFMLPRQWARIGAEVDIFEQAQLRAGFKTDMTGNYENLFTVGLGLSPFDLLTLDLAGQFGRNDERGAALQLGFKF